The window GGAGAAAGAGCAGCAGCGCCCTCCGCCGGAGGTGTCTGCAGGCAGGAGGAGAGGGAGGAAAGGGAAAGATAGCCTGGACCCTGCCTGAGACGCTAGCCGTGCGTCGCAGCGAGGCCGGCGTGGAGCTCAACGGTCGAGGATGAGGAAAGCATGAGGTCCGGCCGCTGGCCGTCGAGAGGGTGAGGGTCTGCTTGAGGAGGCCTGAGGACatgagatggaggagaggggcaaCCGGTGGCAGGCTTCGGCGCCGACGAGAAAGGGGAAAAAACCCACTGGCGGCGGCCTCCTCCCCACACGtgccgcccccccccccccccctaagaGCACGAACCGTGCTCTTTTAAGCCCAAAAACCCTAAAGGCGAAATGACAAAAATgccctcctccttctccttaatTACTCCCATGCCATTCCCTATATCCGGATCATAAAAGGTAATTGGTGTTTTCATCATGCCTTCAGCGTGGTATGGAGATTTGAAAACTCGTAGAGATCATCCTGCGTAATCATCCAAACTAAAGAGAACTGGAATACTGGGCTCGACTCGTACTCTTTCGGCCGAGGCTCTTTTTCTCACATTAGCTTCTTTTCTTTCCTCGAGCCCAAAGTTTGCGCACTGCTTTTCTCTCCATATATCGAGTGTGCTTTCTGCTATCTTTTTCACTAATCAGACGCCATCATGGCTGCCATCGGAAAGCAAGCACAGCCGTCTCCCATGCAAGTCACCTCAGCCCACGTAGAAAGTAAAAAACAGCGGCTGATGAATTCTATTCTTTTATCATCGACGCTAGCTACTTCGAGGTTAAGGTTGCCACTTGTTAAACAGAATGTGATTCCAGATTTCCTATTAAGTCAGGCTATTCAATTCAATCGCAGCAGGTTTGGCCTGCTTGTTTGCCAATATCTGATGTGGGATACATTGCCTTTTTATCCATGCAGTAGCCGATCGACAACAAATCATTCACAGGCAATCAACGGTAGGTTTGATGGCCCATTCTCCAGCTTTAAATTAAGGTATTAATAAGTGTTTCCAACTAAATCTATTAAGAATTCGAATAATGATTATTTCTTCAAGCTTAGTGGGTGAGACAAAGTGTTCATGATTTTGCTAGCTATTTGTTAACACTCTTGTAATCTTCCAGTTGGCTATCTATAAAGGCTGTTTATAACTCTTGTAACTCAGAATCCAAGGCTTCTTCCATGGCAATAGATGATCCATCAATGGCAGAAGAAGGCTACATTGACCTGGAATTCAAATCTTCTTCGCTGATCGAATTCCAATTCCAAATGAATTCCAATCTACACAAGGCATCCCCTGCCGACGAGCTCTTCTACAAGGGCAAGCTACTTCCTCTCCGCCTGATACACGATCAGATTGAGGAGAAGAAGGCCACGAGAACCCCCAGAGCAAGCGCCGGCTCAACCCCGTATATGTCGTGCAATGCCTCcccagccgccgccgccgcttgCTTCGTCGGCGGAGAGATCGGCCTCGAGGACTTCTTCTTCCATGACTGCCGGCAGGAAGAGCTCATCCGACCGCAGTCCAAGAGGTCGTGGAGCCAGAAGCTCAAGTACATTAAAGAAGCTGCCGCATTAGTTTCCAAAGCATATCTCAAGTCTCTGCTCCACAAATCTTGGCTCTCTAAAGTCAAGGAGGGCTCgaagagaaaagggaaagccaCGGAAAAACAGGAGCAGGATCACAGGCGGTCCTTTTCCAGTTCGAGTATCTGGCAATCGCCGAGCAAGTCTTGGAGCTCCTCATCGCGCAACTGGTCCGAGTCCTCCTCGTCCTTCTCGAGCGTGAATTCGGCGGTGCTGAAGAGGAGCAGCAGCGTGAACTCCGACGCGGAGACGTCGATCAAGGGAGCAATTGCGCACTGCAAGAAGTCTCAACAGAAGGATTCCTCGAGGAAGAGCTCGAGCGATGTTGGATTTTGTTTGCTTAACGTCGCAAAGATTGCGCCGGATGGATTGTGAAGAACGTGAATGATCTAGCTAGGACGCAATAAAATGAACGTGAGAAAATACTGGAATTGCACTATGACTTTGTGTGTCTGTCTGTTTTGAAATCAAAACAGATTTACAATAATCTTAAGGATTTCGAACTTTAGTCATTGAAATATTGAATTACGGAGTGTAGCTAGTTTCCATCTGATTCAAGGTAGTTGCTCAATATCGAAGAAAGTGTTTGATATGATTAAATGAtcagtataaataaaatatagaaagTGTTTAATCAGGACAGCACTAGCCTACAACCTGCTTTTGAGACGATTTGCTTTGAAAAATCATTGGCTGAGCTCACTCGAGGACAATATTCTGATTCCTTGGTTAGAAAGTAGCAGATCAATATAATTAAACCAGAAATCAAGCAAACATGTCCCTGAAAGAGTTGGAATGATTAAAGTCAAAGAAAGAAGGTGCCCCACGGCTGGTGAACAAGGAAGAAGATTTCCTAACCATTCGACGATATGGTTGCTTTTGGCCCTGCTACAACGAATATTTAACTTTATTAAGGAAGGTAAATATTTTAGTTCAGAGAGGTTTGTAAAATGAAAAGAGTTTTAATCATTGTGGAGATGAATTTTGTAGTTTAAGAACGGTAGTTAAATTTTAAAGTCCTCTTTTACctcaaaattaattatatatgtgaGGATATAAATTAATGATGAAAATTATATATAGAAATTGATCCTattcggaatctgagtcagatggaggTCGATTATACTGTCGCTAGCACTGACGGAAGGCGAGGGAGACTTTCCACGAGTACAATGTTGCACGGGCAAGTTCCACGAGCTGTTGACGGGGGGTGATGACGAGGATGAAGAAGCGGGGGTTCTctgtgcacactcagacgagcaccCTCCACGTTAGGGACCAAGAACAagagaaaaagtccccggagcaagccctccgacgcttaagtcagatactttttccccagaagaacagtaaAGATTGCAGAAAGTAGGAGACCGATGCGAAAAAGTGAGTAAGCGTACCTGTGTCAGGGAGAGGGtacccctttttatatgaccatgCATACTAAGGGCTTCTGgcaagtgtcagggaatgtcggatgtcagacgCTGTCTGGCGGTGGGTGACACTTGACATCTTCCCATAGATCGGAGGAAGGTTATGCTATTAACTGATCACAAATCGTTAGAATATACCCTGACACACAGCAGATATTTTATGACAGGTGGTTATGATTCTCTGACTCTGTTGTCATTTTGCTGATCGAGCGAGAACAAGAGAACTTCTGACAGTTAGCGATCTCCAAGCCAGACCGGGGGTACATCTGAGTAGTCTGTCATATCCCGACCAGGAGCATCAGGTTAGTGTATATGAGTTTGCTGCGAGAAACCCCAACCAGTAGAGATGGTTCCTTCCCCTTCTTTCTTATTCCTGATGTTATTAATCTGACTTCTTGACCTGAGCATCCCGACTGGTTCACATTCTTGACTTGGACCTCTCATTCGAGTAACCTGTAGGAGTTCctgacctgcacatcttgaccgCGCATTCATCTTGAACTCCTGACCTGGGCTCTTTGCACAAGTATCTATTCTGAATTCCTGATCGGGGCTTTTTGCCCGAGTGACTCTGACCTGAGCATCCCGACTGAGCATTCATCCTGAATTCCTGATCTGGGTCTTTTGCCCAGGTAACCCATCTAAATTGCTGGTCTGGGACTCCTGACCAAGTATTAGTTGGGCAACGACCCTGACTACTTCTATGTGGGGCGCTACATCTTCTTAACATCTGATTACTACGTTGTATTAACTTCTAATTACCACGTCTCTTTAACTCTATGCCCCCTTGACCCAATCCTACCTTTATGCATCGTATtagaaatattaaataaaaaaataaaaaggtgtAGTGTGGTATTTTTGATCGTAAAAGACTAAAAAAAGATTTTATAAGATTTTAACCATTAAAGAAGCCTTAAAAATTGGCATCCAAGTAGTAAAAAAAGAGTAACATAGAGGATCATATCGAATATAACAAATGCTCATCATGGATTGTATCAGGCTTGGCGGACTCGAGTCTGGCACTGTCTCTCTCCTCGTGCTGGAGCTCGGGCATGCTGGGCCGGGCTAAGAGGGTCGGAATGCGCTACCTTGGCCCAATCGACATGAAGTGTTTATTTATCTCTCTCGGTGGAATTCCACTCCATTTGTCGTGCAAATTTGTAGGGCATCACTAGAATTTCAATACCTCGCTCGGTCCAAGCCGCGCGCTCTTTGTACCCCTGACAAGAGGCGACCCCAAGCTACGCGAAGCAGCAGCAGCAACTAAATGAAGATCGACGAGGTCCAATCCACCTCGAGGAAGCAGCGCATCGCTACCCACACCCACATCAAAGGCCTCGGCCTCGATGTATTATTCTAGCATCTCAATCTCTCTTTTGTTTCTTGTTCTAGTTCTTAGTTCCGGTTTTTAGGCTCTAGGGTTTCTTACTTTTAGTTTTTCTGATTTCGACTTTACGCCTTTGGTTGGTCGACTGCGGAATCTGGTAGGAGGAGTAGTCTTGCTAAGTGAAGTTACTCTTGCATGTCTTTTTCCTGCTTAAATATTGGCGGAAAGATCGAAACATGGTGTTTATATTGATATCTTAATGCCTGTTAGGCTTCCGGAAATGCAATTCCTTTGGCTGCGGGGTTCGTCGGGCAGGTGGCTGCTAGAGAGGCAGCGGGCATTGTGGTGGATATGATAAGGCAGAAGAAGATGGCTGGAAGAGCACTTCTGCTTGCTGGGCCTCCTAGCACTGGCAAAACTGCCCTATCTCTAGGCATTTCTCAGGAGCTTGGGAGCAAGGTATTCTCCGCTGCTAATCTTTTCCTATTCCTCATGAACCATCATGGAATTTCCACGTCaggttataatttataaattaactaTAGTTTGCCTTGATTCAGAATACTATACCAAACTAATGGTCAATTTTCACATTTAGTATTGATATACAGTTTTATGGCGTCTATAATGGAATATCATAATATGAAATTTGTGATACTCTTAGGGCCTTCAAATGTGACTGTTTTTGATGCCAATTAGAAACACAATTAGATAGTCAGTGAGATATCTTTACTAATTTTTGCATCTTGGAAACACTCATGTTGGATATGGTTTGTGTTAGTTAAGTAACCCTTTCATTTTTTTAGGGTTTATGTTGTTCTTTTACTGAACGTGATTTTTTAGGTTCCCTTTTGCCCTATGGTTGGATCAGAAGTGTACTCATCCGAGGTCAAGAAAACTGAGGTTcttatggagaattttagaaggGCTATTGGTCTTCGAATTAAAGAAACCAAGGAAGTTTATGAAGGAGAGGTGCTGCTCACTAATTTTGACACCATAATTTTCAACTTGGTTCCTTAGGATAATGGATTCTCTAATTTCTTTGGGTTTTTCCTTTACTGCAAATTCTTATTTGTAATTCGTCTTTATTTCTTGTTTGACAATCTTATCCTTGTTTCAGGTAACAGAACTTTCGCCAGAAGAGAGTGATAATTTAACTGGTGGGTATGGGCAAAGCATTAGTCATGTAATCATTGGGTTAAAGACTGTTAAGGGAACCAAACAGCTGAAGTTAGATCCAActatttatgatgctttgataaaAGAAAAGGTAATATAGTGTTTTTTGGAATGAATTTTCTTCTATCCTTTCTCTAGCAATTTTATAAAAGAATGTTGTGAATATATTGTTCTTTTGTCTCTTCTCTAGTTATTTCATGAAACAATGTTCCTTTTCACTATAATTATAGTTCAGAAAATGCGAgcttcttcaatttttttttcctattaagGAGACTCTTTTACTGCTTAAAGATGTGGAAATTAACTTCAAATCCCGTCGTATTCTATTTCATCATAATAAGGCATATTTTAGATAGTTCAAGACA is drawn from Zingiber officinale cultivar Zhangliang chromosome 1B, Zo_v1.1, whole genome shotgun sequence and contains these coding sequences:
- the LOC122017291 gene encoding probable membrane-associated kinase regulator 4, with the translated sequence MWDTLPFYPCSSRSTTNHSQAINESKASSMAIDDPSMAEEGYIDLEFKSSSLIEFQFQMNSNLHKASPADELFYKGKLLPLRLIHDQIEEKKATRTPRASAGSTPYMSCNASPAAAAACFVGGEIGLEDFFFHDCRQEELIRPQSKRSWSQKLKYIKEAAALVSKAYLKSLLHKSWLSKVKEGSKRKGKATEKQEQDHRRSFSSSSIWQSPSKSWSSSSRNWSESSSSFSSVNSAVLKRSSSVNSDAETSIKGAIAHCKKSQQKDSSRKSSSDVGFCLLNVAKIAPDGL